In one window of Leptospira sp. WS92.C1 DNA:
- a CDS encoding ligase-associated DNA damage response exonuclease, with protein sequence MIVLTEAGLYVPEADVYIDPWKGVPRAILTHAHSDHTRKGSSHYLCSESGLSLTRERLGKKANIETLPYGRAIYRNGIKISLHSAGHILGSAQVRIESKGKTTVISGDYKTVSDPTCTPIEILKCDTFLSEATFAKPYYVWENPEFIFQNILNYILENKNQDAITVLYGYSLGKAQRILKGLSIIAESRGIDLDFFVHDSILSMNTRYEESGILLPKTKSIEQWSADSENHFVFITPPGTPIPNPNFKKIRSAFCSGWMQLSKNRKKGSFSKGFTLSDHADWNELIQTISATEAEEILLTHGDTKDIVRFLCEKGKNAKTLKTKFHSKESEF encoded by the coding sequence ATGATCGTTCTTACGGAAGCCGGATTGTATGTTCCCGAAGCCGATGTCTACATCGATCCTTGGAAGGGAGTTCCCAGAGCCATCCTAACCCACGCGCATTCGGATCACACCCGAAAGGGGTCCTCGCATTATCTCTGTTCAGAATCCGGATTGTCCCTCACACGGGAACGTCTCGGAAAAAAGGCGAACATCGAAACACTTCCTTATGGAAGGGCGATCTATCGAAACGGCATCAAAATCAGTCTTCATTCCGCAGGACATATCCTCGGCTCCGCTCAAGTAAGAATCGAATCCAAAGGCAAAACGACGGTAATCAGCGGAGACTACAAAACGGTTTCGGATCCGACCTGCACTCCGATCGAAATTCTTAAATGTGATACGTTTTTATCCGAAGCCACATTTGCAAAACCGTATTATGTTTGGGAGAATCCGGAATTTATATTTCAGAATATTCTAAATTACATTTTGGAAAACAAAAACCAGGACGCGATCACGGTTCTTTACGGCTATTCCTTGGGAAAGGCTCAGAGAATCCTGAAAGGTTTGTCGATCATTGCCGAATCTCGGGGAATCGATTTGGATTTTTTTGTCCATGATTCCATTCTTTCCATGAACACAAGATATGAAGAATCGGGAATCCTTTTGCCAAAAACAAAAAGTATAGAACAATGGTCCGCCGATTCTGAAAACCATTTTGTTTTTATAACGCCGCCCGGAACTCCGATCCCAAATCCGAATTTCAAAAAGATCAGAAGTGCCTTTTGTTCGGGTTGGATGCAACTTTCCAAAAACAGAAAGAAAGGAAGTTTCAGCAAAGGGTTTACCCTTTCCGATCACGCGGACTGGAACGAACTCATCCAAACGATTTCCGCCACGGAAGCGGAAGAGATCCTTCTGACACACGGCGATACAAAAGATATCGTTCGATTCCTTTGCGAAAAAGGAAAAAATGCTAAAACATTGAAAACAAAATTCCATTCCAAAGAATCCGAATTCTAA